TTCTCAAATCGGAGAACTGGTTGGCGCACACGTAATCGCACGCCCCTCTGAAGGTCTGATGGCCAACTTTATCTAAGAGAGCGTACTGTTGGTTCTTTCCGATCATCACATCCAGTGCTGATCGGAGAAACGGAAGTCGAAACACCAGTCTCTAAGTCACAGAATGGATTCCTGCAATGAAAGTACTTGTCGCCAATTTAGGTTCTACCAGTTTCAAATATCGCCTGTTCGATATGCCCGCAGAAGTGCAGCTTGCACGCGGCGGCATTGATCGGATCGGCGAAGAACAAAGTCATTGCTTTGTGGAAATTGGTGAGCATCGGGAAGAGCACGAACAAAACGTGCCCGACCATGCTGCCGCCGTCAACTTGTGTCTGTCTCAATTGACCAACCCCGAATGGGGCTGTCTCGATTCAGCCGATGAAGTTGCCGGAATTGGATTCAAAGCGGTCTTTGCCGGAAACTTGAGTGGCATTCGTCTGGTAGATGAAGAATTACTGACCAAGATGGAGGCACTGGCAGATATTGCACCTGCTCATAACCCTCCGTATGCCCGGGCCATGCGACAACTGCGTCAGGCATTTCCTGAAATTCCGCTTGTTGCCGCATTGGAAACCGCCTTCCATGAAACCATCCCGCCGGAAAATCGTACCTACGCCATTCCCTTTGAATGGCAGGAAGAATACGAAGTGAAACGCTGGGGATTTCATGGTGCCAGTCACCGGTATATCGGCTCTCGTATGGCCGAACTCACCGGTAAAGATGATCTGAAGGTCATCTCCTGTCACTTGGGAGGCAGTAGCTCTTTGTGTGCCATGCAGGGTGGCGTTTCCAAAGCCAACAGTCTGGGAATGAGTCCCCAGACAGGATTGCCGCACAATAATCGTGTGGGTGATTTTGATCCGTTTGCTCTACCTGTCTTAATGAAGGCCACCGGAAAATCTCTGGCGGAACTTCTGGAAGACTTGTCGAGCAAGGGAGGCCTGTTAGGCATGAGCGGATTGAGTGGCGACTGTCGCGATCTGGAAGAAGCGGCCGCTAACGGGCACGAACGGGCTCAAACGGCTCTGGGCGTGTTCCACTCTGCAATCCGGCATTACCTGGGAGCCTACCTGACGGTACTGGGCGGCGCCGATGCGATTGTTTTCACGGGTGGAATCGGTGAAAACAGCGTAAGTTTAAGAGAAAAAGTTTGCAGCAACCTGGAATGGGCGGGAATTCGCCTGGATGCCGAACGGAACAAGTCAGCCTCAGATGAGGCACAAATCCAGGCGGACGACAGTAACGTGCAAATCTGGGTCGTACCGACCAATGAGGAAATTGTCGTTGGACGGCAAACAGTAGAAACCATCGAAGGGCGTTCGTAACGCCCACAGAGAATAAGTATCCTTTTCAGGATTTTACAGGAGTTGGTTCGATGTTTATAGGACGTATTACCGGTAGCGTTGTTTCGTCTCAGAAAGTCGAAACGATGGTCGGCCAGAAACTGTTCATTGTCGAACCGTTGCGAGTCAACGAAAAAGACCAGAGTGATCTGACTCCCACCGGACGATCGTTTATTGTCGTCGATACTGTGGGAGCCGGGCAGGGTGAAATCGTCTTGTGTGTGCAGGGGTCATCAGCCCGCTTCACGCCCGAAACCAAAACACTGCCCATCGACGCCGCCATCATCGGCATCGTCGATCAGGTTCACGTGAATTCAAAAGAGATTTTTAACTCGAAGGATTAATGAGCGTTCTGTACAGGAATCAAACGATGACCAACCAACCACCACAAATAACTCCACAGCAACGCCTGATGATGATGACCGTCA
This window of the Gimesia fumaroli genome carries:
- a CDS encoding acetate/propionate family kinase, coding for MKVLVANLGSTSFKYRLFDMPAEVQLARGGIDRIGEEQSHCFVEIGEHREEHEQNVPDHAAAVNLCLSQLTNPEWGCLDSADEVAGIGFKAVFAGNLSGIRLVDEELLTKMEALADIAPAHNPPYARAMRQLRQAFPEIPLVAALETAFHETIPPENRTYAIPFEWQEEYEVKRWGFHGASHRYIGSRMAELTGKDDLKVISCHLGGSSSLCAMQGGVSKANSLGMSPQTGLPHNNRVGDFDPFALPVLMKATGKSLAELLEDLSSKGGLLGMSGLSGDCRDLEEAAANGHERAQTALGVFHSAIRHYLGAYLTVLGGADAIVFTGGIGENSVSLREKVCSNLEWAGIRLDAERNKSASDEAQIQADDSNVQIWVVPTNEEIVVGRQTVETIEGRS
- a CDS encoding EutN/CcmL family microcompartment protein — protein: MFIGRITGSVVSSQKVETMVGQKLFIVEPLRVNEKDQSDLTPTGRSFIVVDTVGAGQGEIVLCVQGSSARFTPETKTLPIDAAIIGIVDQVHVNSKEIFNSKD